The Caldivirga sp. genome includes a region encoding these proteins:
- a CDS encoding Gfo/Idh/MocA family oxidoreductase gives MVVKVGILGSGFAAEFHMQSYAEIPNAKVVAVASRSRAVEFAGKWGIGRYYTGDDFIEKLCSDKEVDVVDIILPNFLHLKAVQICAENRKNIIIEKPLGRTLAEAKEMLNAVNRYGVLHAYAENQVFIPQIERVMNMVRNGAIGKVFWVRSREAHFGPHSPWFWDKDLSGGGSLLDMGCHSIEVTRKLINGKASEVLGWGDLLVHRDKTKAEDNSIVLVRYSGGELGQAENSWAAHGGLDLRYEIYGSEGAIFVDVTRETGIRVFTTAPEERVGYVVEKAEVAKGWLYPIWREFELYGYLYELRHFIDSFERGEMPRENFNDGVEVNRIIDAAYRSFKSKRWEPLSD, from the coding sequence ATGGTTGTTAAAGTAGGGATACTTGGCTCAGGTTTCGCGGCTGAGTTCCACATGCAATCCTACGCTGAAATACCTAATGCTAAGGTTGTTGCCGTTGCGTCTAGGAGTAGGGCTGTGGAGTTCGCTGGTAAGTGGGGGATAGGTAGATACTATACTGGTGATGACTTCATTGAGAAGCTGTGCAGTGATAAGGAGGTGGACGTTGTTGACATTATCTTACCTAATTTCCTCCACCTTAAGGCTGTTCAAATATGCGCTGAGAATAGGAAGAACATAATAATTGAGAAGCCCCTGGGTAGGACACTGGCTGAGGCTAAGGAGATGCTTAACGCTGTTAATAGGTATGGTGTACTCCACGCCTACGCTGAGAACCAGGTCTTCATACCTCAGATTGAGAGGGTTATGAATATGGTTAGGAATGGGGCTATTGGTAAGGTCTTTTGGGTTAGGAGTAGGGAGGCCCACTTTGGGCCTCATAGCCCATGGTTCTGGGACAAGGACCTATCCGGTGGAGGTAGCCTACTTGACATGGGGTGCCACTCTATTGAGGTCACTAGGAAGTTGATTAACGGTAAGGCCAGTGAGGTCTTAGGCTGGGGTGACTTACTTGTTCATAGGGATAAGACTAAGGCTGAGGATAACAGTATAGTCCTGGTTAGGTATAGTGGTGGGGAATTGGGGCAGGCTGAGAATAGTTGGGCAGCCCACGGTGGCTTAGACTTAAGGTACGAGATCTACGGTAGTGAGGGCGCGATTTTCGTTGATGTAACTAGGGAGACTGGGATAAGGGTCTTCACAACAGCCCCGGAGGAGAGGGTTGGTTACGTGGTTGAGAAGGCTGAGGTGGCTAAGGGTTGGCTCTACCCAATTTGGAGGGAGTTTGAGCTATACGGCTACTTATACGAGCTTAGGCACTTCATAGACTCCTTCGAGAGGGGTGAGATGCCTAGGGAGAACTTTAATGATGGTGTTGAGGTTAATAGGATAATTGACGCAGCCTACAGATCCTTTAAGAGTAAGAGGTGGGAGCCCTTAAGCGATTAA